The Victivallaceae bacterium genome contains a region encoding:
- a CDS encoding bifunctional 3,4-dihydroxy-2-butanone-4-phosphate synthase/GTP cyclohydrolase II yields MDGFSSLGDVLEALNRGDFILIVDDPNRENEGDLMIAAEKVTTEKMSFLLQHTSGVVCTAMDAASLKRLEIPLMVPESSDRFKTRFTISVDAAKGVTTGVSASDRGKTARLLADPESLPVDFVRPGHLFPLKATEGGVLKRTGHTEAAVDLTRLAGINPCCVIAEVVNPDYSIARLDDLRIFSRQYSIPITSIDELVRFRRKSEVLVKRISSSRLPTRFGEFIIHVYESLIDNVQHLAVVKGDVYEKQNVMVRVHSECLTGDILLSTRCDCGNQLESSLQIISNIGGGVVVYLRGQEGRGIGLGHKIQAYALQDLGLDTVEANLELGLLVDSREYGIGAQILADLGLTTIRLLTNNPAKYSGLSGFGLKIVERVALPVVLNDENTKYLETKKNKLGHWLNI; encoded by the coding sequence ATGGATGGATTTTCTTCTTTAGGAGATGTTCTTGAGGCTCTCAACAGGGGTGACTTTATTCTGATAGTGGATGATCCCAACAGAGAGAATGAAGGGGATTTGATGATTGCCGCCGAAAAGGTAACGACGGAAAAGATGTCGTTTCTTCTTCAACATACCAGCGGAGTCGTTTGTACTGCTATGGATGCCGCAAGTCTAAAGCGTCTCGAAATTCCTTTAATGGTTCCCGAAAGCAGCGATCGATTCAAAACAAGATTTACCATATCCGTCGATGCGGCAAAAGGTGTGACTACGGGGGTATCGGCTTCCGATAGAGGAAAAACGGCTCGTTTATTAGCAGACCCCGAAAGTCTTCCGGTTGATTTTGTTAGGCCCGGACATTTATTTCCTCTTAAGGCTACTGAAGGCGGTGTTTTGAAAAGGACCGGTCATACCGAAGCGGCTGTTGATCTAACTCGTTTGGCGGGGATCAACCCTTGTTGTGTTATAGCAGAGGTTGTCAATCCCGATTACTCTATTGCTCGTTTAGATGATCTCAGAATTTTTTCCCGGCAATATTCAATTCCGATCACTTCTATTGACGAACTTGTTCGATTCCGAAGAAAATCGGAAGTTTTGGTTAAGCGAATTTCATCGTCTCGTTTGCCTACGCGTTTCGGAGAATTTATTATTCATGTTTATGAATCATTAATTGACAACGTACAACATCTGGCTGTGGTTAAGGGGGATGTTTATGAGAAACAAAATGTTATGGTTCGTGTTCATTCCGAATGTTTAACCGGTGACATTCTGTTATCTACTCGATGCGATTGCGGTAATCAACTCGAATCCTCTTTACAAATTATATCCAATATAGGCGGAGGAGTCGTCGTATATTTGAGAGGACAGGAAGGAAGAGGAATCGGCTTAGGACATAAGATTCAGGCTTATGCTCTTCAGGATTTAGGCTTGGATACCGTAGAAGCCAACCTTGAATTAGGCTTACTTGTAGATTCGCGGGAATATGGAATAGGAGCCCAGATTTTAGCTGATTTGGGTTTAACGACTATTCGACTTTTAACGAACAATCCTGCGAAGTACAGTGGTTTATCCGGATTCGGCTTGAAAATCGTTGAAAGAGTCGCTCTTCCGGTAGTACTTAATGATGAAAATACAAAGTATTTAGAAACAAAAAAAAACAAATTAGGACATTGGTTAAATATTTAA
- the ribH gene encoding 6,7-dimethyl-8-ribityllumazine synthase produces MDKFDLKNRVAEGNYLAEGLSIGIVASKFNYPVVKLLIEGASSGFVQHGGKIQDLSVVKVPGAFEISVTVKKLLQSDRRLDAIVCLGAVIKGETQHFEHVCNQVAAGIHSLSLEFVIPITFSILTTMTAEEAFARAGVKGANLGYEGIKTAIEMANLFKTL; encoded by the coding sequence ATGGATAAATTTGATTTGAAAAATCGGGTAGCGGAGGGAAATTATCTAGCGGAAGGATTATCGATTGGTATAGTCGCTTCTAAATTTAATTATCCGGTTGTAAAGCTTTTGATAGAAGGAGCAAGTAGCGGATTTGTACAACACGGAGGAAAGATTCAAGATCTTTCGGTTGTAAAAGTTCCCGGTGCTTTTGAAATTTCGGTGACAGTTAAGAAGTTGCTGCAAAGTGATAGACGTCTTGATGCAATTGTTTGTTTAGGAGCTGTTATTAAAGGAGAAACTCAACACTTTGAACATGTTTGTAATCAAGTAGCTGCAGGAATTCATTCCTTATCTTTGGAATTTGTTATCCCGATTACTTTTTCCATTCTTACGACAATGACTGCGGAAGAAGCTTTTGCTCGCGCAGGGGTTAAGGGCGCCAACTTAGGTTACGAAGGTATAAAGACAGCTATAGAGATGGCTAATCTATTCAAAACGTTGTAG
- a CDS encoding amino acid carrier protein, producing the protein MFGFLVNFNDILTFYVLFPMLLILGGILTWKFRGMQFRGLGASCRFLTTGAMHSSGQDHEISRYESITAVLAGNLGTGNIAGIAVALTTGGPGALVWMWVAAFFGGIVQFAGSYLGCKYRYLKKEQYIGGPIGCLFNALNSRKLACLFCFFTITTAFLAGNMMQMNCIVLSAVDIIDTNAKISIFILGLFIMVPVWMVLIKGGNGIARFSSRIVPFIAIIYLSGCCYVIIKHIDQLLPVLRYVFSSVFGVKAGVSGVAGYTLSRVLSTGMNRAILATDCGSGVVSLLQSNSNTKNPVIDGLVTLFPPMVVMTVCTVTGLALLVSGAYPHSGALSASMVRWAFVKAAGPCIGSLSVFSVMILFGYTTILAWFSCAEKSLSFLSDNIFWHKCLKILYIGIVPFGGFLGTKFIWVLSDLSFIGMVTLNLYAVLRLLKDVFELKHPLAELSPVDSTAVID; encoded by the coding sequence ATGTTCGGTTTCCTTGTCAATTTTAACGATATATTGACTTTCTATGTACTCTTCCCGATGTTATTGATTTTAGGTGGGATTCTAACTTGGAAATTCAGAGGTATGCAATTTCGAGGATTGGGTGCCAGTTGTCGTTTTTTGACGACCGGAGCTATGCATTCGTCCGGCCAAGATCATGAAATTTCAAGATATGAGTCGATTACCGCCGTTTTGGCGGGTAATTTAGGAACGGGTAATATTGCCGGAATTGCAGTAGCTCTTACTACCGGAGGGCCGGGAGCTTTGGTCTGGATGTGGGTAGCGGCTTTTTTTGGCGGAATCGTGCAATTTGCCGGTTCTTATCTCGGTTGCAAATATCGTTATCTGAAAAAAGAACAATATATCGGAGGACCTATCGGTTGTTTATTCAATGCACTGAATAGCCGAAAATTGGCCTGTTTATTCTGTTTTTTCACTATTACGACTGCTTTTTTGGCAGGCAATATGATGCAGATGAATTGTATCGTTTTATCTGCCGTAGATATCATTGATACCAACGCTAAAATCAGTATTTTCATTCTGGGGCTTTTCATCATGGTCCCTGTTTGGATGGTTTTGATTAAGGGAGGTAACGGGATTGCAAGATTCTCTTCCAGAATAGTTCCCTTTATAGCGATTATTTATTTGTCGGGTTGTTGCTATGTAATCATTAAGCATATCGATCAGTTATTACCCGTTTTGCGTTATGTTTTCTCTTCCGTATTCGGAGTGAAAGCAGGTGTTTCCGGTGTTGCAGGTTATACTCTATCCCGTGTTTTATCCACCGGAATGAACAGAGCTATATTGGCTACCGACTGTGGGAGTGGTGTAGTATCGCTATTACAATCAAATAGTAATACTAAAAATCCTGTAATAGATGGCTTGGTGACTTTGTTTCCCCCGATGGTTGTTATGACGGTTTGTACTGTTACCGGATTGGCTTTGTTGGTTTCCGGAGCCTATCCGCATTCAGGGGCGTTAAGTGCCTCAATGGTTCGATGGGCTTTTGTGAAAGCAGCGGGCCCTTGCATAGGTTCCTTATCGGTATTCTCTGTTATGATTCTGTTTGGATATACGACTATTTTAGCCTGGTTTTCCTGTGCTGAAAAAAGTCTATCCTTCTTATCCGATAATATTTTTTGGCATAAATGCCTTAAAATTTTGTATATCGGGATAGTTCCTTTCGGAGGATTTTTAGGGACGAAATTTATTTGGGTATTATCCGACTTGAGTTTTATCGGTATGGTGACATTGAATTTGTATGCCGTTTTAAGATTATTGAAAGATGTATTTGAGTTAAAACATCCTTTAGCTGAACTTTCACCCGTCGATTCTACGGCAGTTATTGATTAA